In Rhodopirellula sp. P2, the DNA window GAATCGGGGATCTTCTCTTCCTGCCACCTACAATTCCGGCAGCAGATCTATCGTTTTGGGCCGACTGAAGGCCGCACGCATTTTACGTCGAATAGCTAAACTTTTCTTCCATTTCGCTTGAAACCGACCAGCGTCTACTAAAGAGATATATTTTGCGTATCGGAGTTTGCATCCAGTCCCTCACTCGAGTTTTAACTACGGCAACGCCCTATCGAGGGATGCTTCGTGAACTATTAAAGCTTCGCCCTCTTGATGATTTTGAGTTATATGTCACGTATGATTCAACCGCAGAGCCATTACTCATCGAATATCTCAAATCGCTTAAAACTAAAAACTGGGAACTGGCTCCCCTTCCGTACCATCGCCGGTCAATGTTACTCAAGTGCCTCGCGGGCTATAGCCGCTATTTTCCGATCAAGCGTGACATCGATATCCTGCTCACATCTGATTTTGATTTCCACAGTTTCGATCGTGGTCCTCAATTGGCTAATCTTCACGATTTGTCGTCGATCTTTGCCAGCCAAGAGCACTGCTCACTCTCTTGGCATGGACGTAGGGTTCGTATCAACCAAGGTAAAATGCTTGCCCGCTCAGACGTTTTCGTCACTGCAATCTCCGAGTTCTCACGCCGGCAGTTAATAGACCTCGATTCGCGTTTCGAGAACCGAAGTGAGGTGGTTCATAACGGAATCGAAGATGTTTGGAACGCTTCATCGCCATCGTTGGATAACACGCCGCCGATAAAGCACGCCTATTGGATCTGGTGGGGGCAAATCACACGAAGAAAAAATATCGACGGCTTGACTCTCGCCTACGCAAAGTTCCTCAGTTCGCTCGACCCTGAAACACGAGAGAATGCACCCGATATTGTCTTGGTCGGAGCGATTGGCCGCGATTCCGAAACCTTGCCACTGACGATTGAGCAGGTAGGTTTGACACAGCGAATCCACTTTTTCCCGTTCCAAGGACTGAAGACACTTGTCGACTGGGTTGACCTGAGCGATGGCGTGCTCTTCCCATCGCACTTCGAGGGATTTGGGCTACCCGCCTTAGAGGGACTGGCACGCGGAAAACCGGTCATGACATCCAACTGCACATCGCTTCCTGAAATCACTGGCGGAAACGCTATTCTTGTAGAACCAAGAAAAGTCAGTTCGATCGAACGTGGATTGCACAAGTTGATGACTGCGAGCCAGATGAACAGTGCAGGGCAAGTACGTTGTCAATGGGCATCGGCCTTCACCTATCGACGAGCGGCTCAGCAATACAGTTCGCTGATTGACAATCAGATCGCGTCCTATGAACCAAGGGGCAAGTGACCTATGGTGCTGCAAGGTTTCGCAGTCGTCAATCTGCTTTTTTTCCTGGTCTGTCTATTTGCTTTCATGCAGCGCAAGACAAACTGGCTGGCGATCATGCTTGTTGGAAGCTCCGCACTCACCGGAATTGTGTCGTTCGCGGGCACCGTGTGGATGCCGCAAAAAATTGTTGCGTTGTTTTGTTTCCTGTACGTCTTCTATGATCCCGGCATCTTGAAGCGGTGCGGAGGTGAAGTGCTGCAGCGATGCAATCTAGTCGGATTTTGTATCGCAATCTCGCTTGCTTCGGCCTATGTCCTGGCACCGAGCAGCGGTACTGGATCGAGCGGTCTGCAAAGTTCTTTCCTGAGGCCGATTGTGCAGTGCTACGCCTACGTGAGCGCCATTGGCGTTTTCGCGTTCATTGTCGGGTACGCGACTGATCGCGACCGTGCGACGAGTTTGATGGCTGTCTTTTTCTGGACGGTATCCGCTGCAGTAGCCGTGGCTTGGATACACTTTGTGTTTTTAAAGTTGGGACGTCCCTTTCTGCCGATTCCTCGATTCGGTGGAGGGGAAAGTGCAATGGCTGCCTTTGGTGAGTCTGGAACAATTGTCAAGCGTGTCTACGGGTTTTCTGGTGAACCCAAGCACTTGGCAACGTTAATTTTGCCCGGTATCTTTTTGCAGCTTTTCTACTACCTTGTTCCGGGTGATCGGTATATTTCTCGCAACATTGCACTGTACGCGCTACTGTTTACCTTTCCAGTACTTGTGTTGACCTATTCGACGAGTGCTTTTGCATCTCTGGCCGTTGGCTTGTTCATCATCGGAACATTGAGCGTCTTCGTTCGGCCCGAAATCACGAGCCGCCTTCTCGCAATTTCATTGGTCGGCGCGGTGGTTCTGATCTTGGCTGTTTTGTTCAGCGAAAGTGCAATGGAGTCGATGGCGACACGTGTCCAAACACGTTCCATCCAAAGAATCACAAATCAGTACGACCAACGGCTCGAATACAAAGCCTTGGAGTACATTGTGCAAGAATGTCCAGAGGGATCGCTTTTCGGCTTAGGGCCGGGGATGGCCACGTACCATGGCATTGGTACGGTATCCCGTCGCTCCGGCGTGCAGGCGATGACCTCGACGTGGATCACAATGATTGTTGACATTGGGGTGTTTGGGACAATCGCGTTCTTCGCCCTTTTGGTTGATCCGATGAAGAAGGGGCTTTCCATGCTTCGGTCGCCCTACTACTCGGCCGCCATGGCGGGCGCTTTTGGGGGTTTCATCGGTGCTGGAGTTGCCGGGATTGCGACGGGAAGTCTCTACTTGGTGATGATGTTCGCGGCGATCATCACCTGTTTGCACCGCGCCCATTTGTGTTCGACATTGGGGAGACGTCATGCATCGATCTAACTGCCTGTTACTGAGAATCTGGTCGTGATACGAGTAGTCCACACTATCGCTGGGACTCGGCAAACCCACGGTGGGACGTCGCGGAGTGTTCCATCGTTGTGCAATGCCTTGGCAAAAACTAAGGCTGAAGTGCATCTTATTTGCGGGGTCCCAGTGGACGCGAATGAGCCATGCAATTTGCCTGATCAGTCTGTGCAACTTCACGCAGTTCCGGAGTCACAGCTTTTTGGACGAAAACTGCTCGGCTTCGGATTCTCCCGGTGTTTGGATCGAATCCACACTACCAGCAAGACGCACGGCAACGTTGTAATTCATGACCATGGTCTGTGGCTTTCCACCAATCATGCGGTCGCGAAACAAGCGTCGGATCAATCGATTGCACGCATCGTGTCACCAAGAGGCATGCTGTCAGAATGGTCTCTGAACCGAAGACGATTTCCAAAGTCTGTGATGTGGCGTCTGTACCAACACCGCGATCTAAGCTCGGCAACTGGCTTTCATGCAACCTGCGCCGCGGAGGCAAATGCAATTCGTGCCTTGGGGTTCCAACAACCGATAGCTGTCATTTCAAACGGAGTGACCTTTTCCGAGGATAGGCTAACGCGAAAACCGAAGCCCATAAAGCAGCTTCTCTTCCTTTCGCGAATCCACCCTGTGAAAGGGTTGGTACCGCTGATCAAAGCGTTTCAACGTGCAACTATTCCTGATGATTGGAGCCTCTTGATCGCGGGTCCGGATGAGGGCGGTCATCGAGCGGAAGTGACACGTTTGATCGCTAAATTGGATTTGCAAAACCGTGTCACTTTTGAAGGCCCAGTCGACGATCAAAAAAAGTGGCTATTGATGCAGAGTTCCGACCTCTTTGTGCTTCCTTCGTTCACGGAGAATTTTGGGATCTGTGTTGCGGAAGCGATGGCAGCGGGCCTCCCGGTCATCACAACCACTGGGACCCCATGGCAGTTGTTGGCTGACCAAAGAATGGGTTGGTGGGTCGATCCGGAACCGCAGGCAATTGCAAAAGCACTGGGAGAAGCTTGCAATCTGAGTGACTCCGAAAGAAACGCAATGGGTCAGTTTGCTTCCAAGTTCGCCCGTGACCAATTTGGCTGGGAAGCTATCGCCGAGCAGATGGCGACTTTCTATCGCTGGATACTGGGGGACCGTACGACAACGCCTGACTTCATTTTAAATTGAGTCCAAGGTATCCTGTCGAAAAAACCATGAACGCGAAGAGCTAGCTGCAACTGGCTATGAATCCATTCATATCCCACCCCGATTTAAAGTCAGGGAGACCGGTTGTGGTTATACTTTCGCTAGAAGGAAGTTTACATATTGTAGATTGCTCCCATGATCCAAAAAAACAAACTGTCGAGACGGAACATTGGGTGAACAGTCAGAATACGGATTCAGTGATTCCAGTGCGAGCCATACTTCCGGGTACCTTTGGGAGCCAATCATCACGCGGCTTTCTCATTTCCTCCCGGTCAAGGATTCCACTGCTCGAGTTTTGGACATTGGCTGCGGGAATGGAGCCTTCACGAAAAGATTAACGCAACTGGGCTACCAAAAGGTCGGCGTTGCCCCCTCGGAATCAGGCATTGCCAAGGCGAAGGAAACCTCGCCCGAAATCGACTTCCATCTAGCCTCTGCGTATGACGACTTGCAACGCAAATTTGGCTCATCTGACGCAGTGGTTAGCCTCGCAGTGGTTGAGCACGTCTATTCACCGCGCACCTACTTCCAAGACGGTTTTTGGATCCCTTGCTCCTGGTGGTGTCGCGTTTATCTCAACACCTTTTCACGGCTACTGGAAAAACCTTTTAATCGCTGTAACAGGAAAATCCGACCAGCATTTCTTACCTCTCTGGGATCACGGGCACATTAAATTTTGGTCCGTTGCGACACTCACAAGTCTTTTGAGTAAAACTGGCTTTGAGTCGATCGATTTCGTTTTTGCCGGTCGCCGATACCCACTTTCCAAAAGCATGATCGCTATCGCCCGGAAGCCTGGTGCTTGACCGATTCTTTGAGGAACTATGAATCTCGACGACATCACCCCATTGATTCTTACGTATAATGAGCAGGCGAACCTACGTGGCACGCTAGCCGGTCTAGTGTGGGCGAAGGAAATTCGAGTCGTCGACAGTGGCAGCACGGATGACACCCTCCAAATTGCTAGCGAATTCCCATCGGTTGTTGTGACTCATCGAGATTTCGATCATTTTGCCGACCAGTGCAATCACGGGCTTTCTCAAGTCAAGACTCGATGGGTACTCTCACTCGACGCGGACTATCGGTGTGACGAGGCATTCCGGCGTGAGATCGAGACCCTCGACGAAACGTTTTCCGGTTTTCAAGCAAGGTTTCGCTACGCAGTCTATGGGTTTCCACTTCGGGCCGCGCTATACCCACCACGAATCGTTTTGTATCAACCCGCATTGGCTTGCTATGAGCGAGATGGGCACGCCCATCGAGTGCACATCAAAGGTGTAGTTGGAAAAATGGCAACGCCGATCATTCACGATGACCAGAAACCATTGTCGCATTGGTTCGCATCGCAGATAAAGTATGCAAATTTGGAAGTTCAGAAACTCAACAGCGTCAACCCAAGCAAATTGGGCTGGAAGGATCGTTTGCGACAATGGACTGTTTTTGCACCTGTATTGACGCTCTTCTACTGCTTGTTTGCCAAACGATTAATATTGGATGGTTGGCGAGGTGTTTTCTATTCGTTTCAACGTGCGTTTGCCGAGATGGTTTTGTCGTTAATTTTGATCGACCAAAGGTTGCGGAAATGAGATGTTCGCGATTGAAGTTCGGCTTAGTCTTGACGAAGAGGTTGTCGGATTAGTGAAGTTCCCGCCAACAAGTGAATGACGAGTCGCCATATCGGCAGCGAAACTATTTGGTTGCGACGTAGTGACGCAATACTGCGATCGTCGCTTGGCGGGTAACTCAGACGACTGGCCTAAGGCCTAGTAGAGAAGAATCGGTGTTCGACGTGACAAATGACCTCCTCCTAAAGTAATAATTTTCTATGAACATCATCGGTATCAACGCTTACCATGGCGACGCTTCGGCGTCGCTTGTTATTGATGGGCAACTTGTCGCGGCGGTGGAAGAAGAACGATTCAATCGCATCAAACATTGGGCGGGGTTTCCGTCACAATCAATTCAGTATTGCTTGGATGTTGCCGGACTGCAGATCAAGGACGTTGATCATGTGGCGGTCTCGTTCAATCCGCGGGCCAATTTAGGCCAACGACTGAGATTTGTTGCGTCACATCGGCCCAGTGCTCGTGCGATCCTGGATCGATTGAAGCGTCAGGGCAAGACACTTGGATTGGAAGACCAATTGGCTCAGGGATTGGGAGTAAAACGAGATTCAATCCGAGCGAGGTTCCACCGCATTGAACACCACCAAGCGCACGTCGCTGCCGGATTCTTGCTGTCGCCATATGAAGAAGCCGCCATCTTGTCTGTGGATGGTATGGGCGACTTCACCAGCACAATGACCGCTTATGCCCAGGGCACGACATGGGATGAGTTTGACCGTGTCTATTTCCCGAGCTCGATTGGATTCCTGTACAGCACGATCACGATGTACTTGGGGTTTCCGTATTACGGTGATGAATACAAGGTCATGGGATTGGCACCCTATGGTACACCCGAATTCGTCGATGAGATCCGTGAGATGATCCATCCCAAGGGGGATACCTTTGAGCTGAATCTAGATTACTTCGTTCATCATAAAACGGGAGTGAAAATGAAATGGAACGATGGCGCACCGATCGTCGAGCCGTTCCACAGTCCCAAGCTGATCGAACTGCTTGGCCCGATGAGGGCCAAGGAAGAGGAGATGACGCCCAGGCATGACAACATCGCCAAGAGCCTGCAGGTCGTGACCGAAGAAATCATCTTGCACATGCTCAATCGGCTTCACGACAAGACAAAGTCGGACAATCTCTGCATGACCGGTGGTGTCGCGATGAATTCCGTCGCCAATGGAAAGATCACACGCGAGACACCGTTCAAGAACGTTTACATTCCGGCTGGTGCCGCCGATAATGGAACCTCCTTCGGCGCGGCGTTCTATGTGTGGAACAACGTGCTCGGCAAATCACGCAGCTTCGTTCAGGACCACGCATATTGGGGATGCGAGAGTAGTGACGACGAGTGCGCCGCTGCGATACGAGAAGCTGGACTGCCGTTCGAGCAATTTGAAACCGATCCCTTGGTCGATGCCACAACTGACTTGATGCTCGATGGCAAGGTCGTAGGCTGGTTCCAAGGACGCATGGAGTTTGGTGCTCGAGCTCTAGGAAATCGGTCCTTGATCGCAGACCCGCGCCGAACGGATATGCGCGACATCATCAATTTGCGAATCAAGTTTCGCGAGAAGTTCCGTCCATTCGCCCCTAGCATCCTGGAGGAGCATGTGGGCGAGTGGTTTGAGATTGCTGAATCGACCCCGTATATGGAGAAGGTTTTCCCGATCCGCAAAGAGAAGCACGACCTGATCCCTGCAGTGACTCACGTGGATGGAAGCGGTCGCCTGCAATCGGTCTCGAAGGCGACCAACCCGCTGTATCACGCTCTGATTACACGATTCTTCGAGAAGACTGGCGTGCCGATCGTGCTGAACACTTCTCTGAACGAGAACGAACCAGTTGTGAGAACTCCCGCCGAAGCCATTTCGTGCTTCCTGCGGACGGACATGGACGCGCTCGTCCTCGGGAATTGCGTGATCGATCGACACAGAAAAGACTTTCCTGAAGAATTTCAAAAGCGTCGCGAGACAGCGAAGTGAAAATCTCAGTCATCACCGCGGTTTACAACCGCTGCGAGACGATTGGCGATGCACTCGAGTCGGTTGCTTCCCAACGGAACGTGGACCTGGAAACCATCGTCGTCGACGGGGACTCAAGCGATGGCACCTCCGCCGTCATTTCGCAGCTTGGCGAGCAAGTGTCGAAGTCGATTCGGGAACCCGACACCGGGATCTACAACGCCTTGAACAAGGGCCTGCGTGCCGCCACCGGGGATGTCATTGGATTTCTGCACGCGGATGACTGGTTCGCTGACGAAAATGTCCTGGCCGATGTCGCTTCGGTGCTGGCTGATTCCAAGTTCGATGGCGTTTATGCCGATTTGGACTACGTCGATGCGAACGATCGCGACCGTGTCCATCGCCGTTGGGTTTCAGGTGTCTACGACGTCCGGAAATTTCGCCGGGGATGGATGCCTCCGCATCCGACCGTGTACTTCCGCCGTGAGCTCTACGATCGTTTTGGTTTGTTCAATGAAGAACTTCGCACGGCGGCGGACTATGAACTGCTGGTCCGGATGATGGTTCGTCACGGCGCGAACATGGCGTATTTGCCGCGTGTGACCGTGAAAATGAGAGTCGGTGGTGCCAGCAATGCCAGCCTGACCAATCGCCTGAACGCCAATCGGGACGATCGCCAAGCCTGGCTGATCAATGACTTGAAACCGCCGATTGGATTGCGGTTCACGAAGCCGCTTCGGAAGCTGCCTCAGTTCTTGCGGCGGTGAGCAGTGTCTTGCTTGGCCCTCACCCTAAGCAGTTCGGCAGGAGTCTTTCAGCATTTTGAATGTTTTGGGTAGCGTCGTTGCTCCCACGTACAACCGGGGCTAACGCCCAAACGGCTCACATGGTTTTGCCCGATCATTCCTGCCGACCTGCTTAGCGGTGCGTCAAAGCTTCAATTTCGGGTAGCGAAACTCGCCAAGAGTTTCGGCAGGCCCTGGGAATCACCGAAAGTCTTGGCGACTTCCGCTACGGCATCTGATCCCCATTCTTGATCGCGACGCACCACTAGCGGCTTGTTGATTGAATGAGCCGCACTGGGTTAACGTACGCTTCATCTCCGGTAACCGTAGGCTAGCGTTGGGCTGATCGTTCGATCTGCGAAACGTTTTGAATCAACGCGCTGCTAGCCCTCTTTCATCAGGGCAACGATTGAATGACTGGTGTGACTCGGTAATTGCAGTGGCCTCGTGTTTCGGGACACTGGACTGAGATGTTGGGCAACCACCGCGGAGCGGCGACAGATCGTTCTGAACTCGTTGTCAACTGTCGTCACTCCGCGACTTGGGTGTGCGTTGGTCACGGCCGGACCTTGGGTTGAAACCCAAGGCTGACCCAATGCCGTCGCTCCGCGACTGTTCGGACAGGATGTTGGCCAACCAACGCGGAGCGGTGACAGAGTGTTCCGAACTCGTTGTCAACTGTCGTCGCTCCGCGACTTGGGTGTGCGTTGGTCACGGCCGGACCTTGGGTTGAAACCCAAGGCTGGACCAATGTCGTCGCTCCGCGACTGTTCGGACAGGCTGTTGGGCAACCACCGCGGAGCGGCGACAGAGGGGTTCCAAATCGTGGCCAACTGCGATCGCTGGGGGACACCTGTTCTCCGAACCGAGCCAATTGGATTGTTTCGACTGTTTCTTCCAGGCCGTTTGGGCAGGCAACTCGTTGGCACGTTGGGCTGGCGATTCGACGGGCCACGCGGAACAGTTGGGGACAACTGTTCTACTCTGCTGGAAGCCGATGCCACTTTTTCTTGACGGTTGCTCGGGCTGAATCGGAAACACCGCTTTTGACGGTTCCGGGGGGCATTCCGGAAGTGCCGGATGCCCGTTGCCAAGCCTCTGGAATTGCATTTCCCGATTCGGATTTCCTAGCCCAACGGCGGCTGGCTCCGTACACTTGACTGCATCTTCAGCAGATTCTCTCCGCTTTGCCGTACCATCCCCGCTCCTCTGCTTTTCATCACGGACTTCGGATGACCCCGAACTCGAATTCAACTGACCCATCGGCCGGAAAACGCGGCCCGAATTCCTTCGCGTCGTATCCCTCGCAAAACGCGGGAACGATGGGATTGGCGGCAACCGGATCCTACCCCGCCATGAATGAAGGCTGGGGCAGCGGCGGAGCTGCCGAACCCGCCGACGCCGGTGATTTGATAGGTGCGATCTGGCGTTATCGCTGGGCCGCCTTGGTCCCGACCATCCTGGGTGCGGTGATTGGTTTCTTGGTGTTCGTCAAAACACCGGAAACGTTCCAATCGGGCACACTGCTGATGTTTGAATCAGATCGGCCTGCCGTCATCGACACGATGACCGGCGATGTGATCGGCGGTGTTCCTTCGATCGATATCCTGCGATCGCAGTTGTTCAGTGACAAAGTCACCGAATACGCATTCCTGGATGAAAACATGGGTGTCTTTCGGGAGTCGCTAGGAGGAAATCCATCGAATTTGGCGGGCCTAGCGTTCGACTCACTTAAGTTCGAAACGGACATCGAAGACGCTCGCTCCGCATCTGCACTGGTGGCTTCGCTGACCTTCGACCACAACAACCCCGAACTGTGTGAGGCTGCTGTCAAATCGTACAGCGCTGCATTGCAGCAACTGTTCGCGGAAAAGCACAAAAGTTCACGCGGCGAACTGATCCGTTTGATCGAGTTTGCCACAGGCCAATTGCAACCCAAACTCGCGGAAATGGAAAATCGTTACCGTGAATTCCGAACGAGGGTGCCGCTCGTCTGGAATGAAAATGGCGAGGCCATCAACCCTCACCGCGAACGCCAACTCTATTTGACCGGACGACGCAGTGAGCTCTTTGAAACGCTAAGGTCGGAATCAATCGAACTGTCAGCGGTCGAAAGCATTGCGGAAGAAGCCAAGGACCCGTTGGTCCGACTTTCGATCATCGGGCAACTGCTCGGCAAAACATTTGAATTGCCCAATCAAAACCAAGTCAGCCAAAACATGCGAGATGGCGATGCACAACTCGCGCAAATTGAATTGGACCAGCAACTCGTTCCTTTGATGATTGAACGCAACAAATTTGCAGCGGAGTTTGGTGAACAGCACCCCACGGTCAAAGCGCTCGACGCGGAACTGACCATGATGAAGAGTGAACTGAAGCGTTTGGTCAAGGAACAATCCAATCGCATCGTGGAACTGATGGAGCAGAACAAAGTCGAAGGGGTCGACCCAGCGAAACGTGCGGAGGAGGCCGTCAATGTGATTTTGATTGCCACCAAAGCCGAGGTCGAACTCCTGAAACAACAGATCGCGGAGATCGAGTCGCAAATCGAGGGCGAACGTGTCGAGGCGACCAAGCTGGCTCAGTACGAACAAGAGAACACGGCGATGTTGCGTGAGATTGATCGCAATCGCGAATTGATCAACCAACTCGAGGAACAAATGGCTCGGGTTGAGTTGACCGAAGAGGAAGGTGGGATCCGAGTGTCTGAGCTACGTGCCCCCAGCAACGCGTTCCGGATCGGGCCCAATCTTCTCAAAACATTGGGCATCGGCACCTTTCTCGGTTTGGCCCTCGGGTGTGGACTGGCGTTGCTGCTGGAGAAAAATGCCAACACCTTCCGCGATCCGGAAGAAATTGTCGCCGCGGTCGGGGCTCCAATCTTGACTCACGTTCCGTTCTTTAAAGGGCGGGTGCGGCGTAGCAAAGGAGAGGCGAGCAATCCGTTTGAACAACTGGATGCTCACCTGGCGGTGGTGCATGCTCCATCCTCGGTGGCGTCCGAATCCATTCGGTCCTGCCGGACCTCGGTGCTGTTTGAAATGGCTGGCATCCAAGGCGGCAAAATCATCCAGGTCACCAGCCCACTTCCCGGTGACGGGAAGTCCACCATTGCCGGCAACTTGGCCTGCAGCATTGCTCAGTCGGGCAAACGAACGTTGATCATCGACTGCGACCTTCGCCGGCCGCAAGTCACGGACAACTTCGTGATGGCGGATCAACTTGGGCTGGTCGATGTGCTCAACGGAAAATGTGAACACGTGGACGCGGCTCATGACACGCCCCTGAGCACCTTGAAAATGATGCCCTCGGGCCCGATTCCAGCGAACCCAGCGGAAGCGTTGACGTTGCCTGAGATGAGTGAGTTGTTGGACGTCCTTCGGGAAGAGTACGACTACATCATTCTGGACACGCCGCCGCTGCTGGTGGTGACGGACCCCAGCATCACGGCCAGCATGACCGACGGCGTCGTGATGGCACTCAAGGTGCGGCGGAAGAGCAAGCCCAACGCGAGAGAAGCCGCTTCGATCCTGGCCAACGTGGGTGCCAAGTTGCTGGGCGTGGTGATCAACGCGTCCGATGAAGCGAGCAATAACGATGGCTACAAGGGCTACGGTTATTACCGCTACGGCCGACACACCAGCCGGTACTACCGCAAGACCGCCGACAACGGTGCCAAGGCCGGTACCCGGCGGACCCCCGTGGTGGTTTCCGGTCGAGGGACCGCGCCGCGAAGTGCGCGTCCGATCGCCGTGCCACCGACGGCCAATCCGCCGATCGAGCAAGAACGCTCCTCCGACGTGTAGCCGGATTCGCCAAGAATTCGGACACGTGGGCGGATCATCACAACCCGAATGCGTCAGCGAGGGACTCCCAGAACAACGTGTCGGACTCCCTCACGTTCCCGGATTCGCCAAGAATTCGGACGCATCCCTGTAGCCGGATTCGCCCAGAATTC includes these proteins:
- a CDS encoding polysaccharide biosynthesis tyrosine autokinase; its protein translation is MTPNSNSTDPSAGKRGPNSFASYPSQNAGTMGLAATGSYPAMNEGWGSGGAAEPADAGDLIGAIWRYRWAALVPTILGAVIGFLVFVKTPETFQSGTLLMFESDRPAVIDTMTGDVIGGVPSIDILRSQLFSDKVTEYAFLDENMGVFRESLGGNPSNLAGLAFDSLKFETDIEDARSASALVASLTFDHNNPELCEAAVKSYSAALQQLFAEKHKSSRGELIRLIEFATGQLQPKLAEMENRYREFRTRVPLVWNENGEAINPHRERQLYLTGRRSELFETLRSESIELSAVESIAEEAKDPLVRLSIIGQLLGKTFELPNQNQVSQNMRDGDAQLAQIELDQQLVPLMIERNKFAAEFGEQHPTVKALDAELTMMKSELKRLVKEQSNRIVELMEQNKVEGVDPAKRAEEAVNVILIATKAEVELLKQQIAEIESQIEGERVEATKLAQYEQENTAMLREIDRNRELINQLEEQMARVELTEEEGGIRVSELRAPSNAFRIGPNLLKTLGIGTFLGLALGCGLALLLEKNANTFRDPEEIVAAVGAPILTHVPFFKGRVRRSKGEASNPFEQLDAHLAVVHAPSSVASESIRSCRTSVLFEMAGIQGGKIIQVTSPLPGDGKSTIAGNLACSIAQSGKRTLIIDCDLRRPQVTDNFVMADQLGLVDVLNGKCEHVDAAHDTPLSTLKMMPSGPIPANPAEALTLPEMSELLDVLREEYDYIILDTPPLLVVTDPSITASMTDGVVMALKVRRKSKPNAREAASILANVGAKLLGVVINASDEASNNDGYKGYGYYRYGRHTSRYYRKTADNGAKAGTRRTPVVVSGRGTAPRSARPIAVPPTANPPIEQERSSDV